The window AACTTGAGTAGATACGATATTCAACCATTATCTTGTTGTTCGCTGTGTGGAGATCTCAAGGGATTTGTTGATATTGTCCAGGGTGTGTATAAGGGTGTGATTTTTTTTTctcctgttgcaatgcacgggcatgtttgctagtagcAGTAAATAATATAGATAGGTACGGTATTAATAATATATATTTTTGCGGATGAGATAGGTATTAATAATATGACGAAGCAAGGTAATTACATGGGGTATATGTAAATTGAAAATCCCGATAATCGCATGCATGTACTAAACCATAGAAATTAATGTAATCCTACATGGGGTTGGTCAAAATTAATGGGCAGGCAAGTTCCAAAAATAGATGcatttaggctagtcatagtgggagtaacttaggtagtaacatagcgcatttcaagaaaattttgcttacgtGGCAAATAgttaatgagaggtggtaacataatatgttactgtaacatagcacgtcccgagacaagatgagtctacaagttaataaatgaagccatctatgatactactattatattactttgcattatgaaggtagtaacttaaacTAGTGTCATGCTCACAATGACCAGCCTTAGTGGGTACGTACCTGGGTCCTGAAGAACCGCAACATGCAAGGCATTTTGTCCATCTGCTCCGGAATAGGAGAGATTGCCACGACTCATATGATATAGAATCAGTGCAATGGTACTCTTCCCCAGCAAGATGGCTTGGTACAAGGGTGAAACGCCGTCTGCAGGATAATTAGCCAATTCGGAATCAGCACCCATTAGGAGCTTGACTATGTTCTTTTCTTCCTTTACACCGGCAGCATCTTCCTTATTCTTTTCTTCTCTGGCGGGGTCAGCAGCACCAATAAATGCTTCCTTCTCCTCATAACGCAGACCTCTACCGTACTGAAAACGGACAGCCTGGTGCAGGGCCGTCTCGTGACGGTTATTTTCCATTCTCAAAAGCCTGAGCTTCGTGTCGGCACCTTCAGGAGTAGCTAGATGAATGAGACAAGAAACCATTTTGGGTCGCCCAGCTCTAGCAGCACGATGTAACGGTGTGTCGCCATTGTGATTCCTGGAAAACAGGATTCTCTTGTCCCTGTTGCAGATGATGCCCGCATACTTCAAGAAATTTCGGCCCCCTCCATTGGCGACCACATGCAGTGCAGTATCCCCTTGAGGGGTGAGGCCCTTGAGGAGTGCTCCAGCTGCAACCGAAGATACAGGCTGGTCGTCGACGCCCTCTTCTACATCACCAGCAGCTGACACCGGGATTCTTCCCTGGGCGCTGCTGCTTCTCGCTATCAACTGAAGAAACTTGCGAGTAGGAACCATCATTTGTGGCTTTTTTGCGTCTTCCCTCTCCAGAAGGAGATTCAGCGCTTCCCAGGAGCCCCCACGCGCAGATGCCAGAAGTAGGGGGTTGATAATGTTACCGGCAGGGGGTTGGTCCTCCCCGGGAGGCTTCTTGTTCGTCGCCGTCACCACAACCATCGCCATGGCATCCTCCTGGTTCAGCAGATCCTTCAACTTCTTGACATCACCACCGTCAGTGGCCACCTTCGGCTTGGCGTCCATGGCCAGTGTGTGGTTTGATAGTTGGATGGAGTGTATGAGGTTGGTAGTGCTCCCAATTCGTGTATGGGCGCACTCTTAAAAGTTACAGCAAGTGTGAAGTCTTCTCTCTTCTCCGATTAACCAAGTCGTGTTTTTAATTAGTTGCTCACTCGCTCCTAAGTCGTAATGTTAATTGTTTCTCGCTTGATGATGGCCTGGTGGAGCTTCTTCGGGGGCAAATGGCGTTATGGGCTCGGAGAACCTACTCCTTGTACAGTATTAAACAATCTTCATAGTGTCCTCGAGATGTGCAAGGCCACATGAACACTTGGAGTTCTCAGTGCTGGGCAAACCAccaaggcgggtctccccctccgcGTCGGTAGCCACCCCGGCTCCGGCGGCCACCCCTCCGCGCCGGCAGCCACTCCGGCTCCGGCGGACACCGAGCATGGCTAGCCGCGTTCAGCTCTCGGCCTCCCCTTCCGCCAGCTCCGGCTCGCCCTTCCCCGCAGATCTCGACCTTCCCTCCCCTCCGCCGGCCCCACCTGCCCCGCGGCTCCGCTCCCTCATCGTCGCCcctccccggccgccgccgccccgccccctccGTCGCATCCTCCCGCTCCTGCCCCGGGGGATGGAGGTGCCCCCTGGCAGCAGGTGAGGAGCCGCAAGGACCGTCGCCCTCCGGCGCCAAGAAAGCAGCCCGCTTGGCTCCTCTCGGCTCGACCTCGGAGCCCAACCCTGCCAGCTTCGCTGCACGGTTGCTGCTACAACTGTGGAGAAGACGATGGCCACATCTCGCGCCATT is drawn from Triticum dicoccoides isolate Atlit2015 ecotype Zavitan chromosome 6B, WEW_v2.0, whole genome shotgun sequence and contains these coding sequences:
- the LOC119321345 gene encoding protein ACCELERATED CELL DEATH 6-like, which codes for MDAKPKVATDGGDVKKLKDLLNQEDAMAMVVVTATNKKPPGEDQPPAGNIINPLLLASARGGSWEALNLLLEREDAKKPQMMVPTRKFLQLIARSSSAQGRIPVSAAGDVEEGVDDQPVSSVAAGALLKGLTPQGDTALHVVANGGGRNFLKYAGIICNRDKRILFSRNHNGDTPLHRAARAGRPKMVSCLIHLATPEGADTKLRLLRMENNRHETALHQAVRFQYGRGLRYEEKEAFIGAADPAREEKNKEDAAGVKEEKNIVKLLMGADSELANYPADGVSPLYQAILLGKSTIALILYHMSRGNLSYSGADGQNALHVAVLQDPVMVEFLVHWNRSLTTQVDKDGSTPLHFASSVYFRTGSDLRFMFLRTLPWCRFVWIPWGYKIHDVVFNANPAALYQADKDGYFPIHVAASVGLKDVVQFFYNDYPDSAGLCDAKGRTFLHVAVDKENLHIVLYVCRTPSLAWIVNMQDNDGNTALHLAIEARNFKMFCALFGSPWVDLNLINNQGETLRDLAGSKVPHGII